In Qingshengfaniella alkalisoli, a single genomic region encodes these proteins:
- a CDS encoding glycosyltransferase family 32 protein, with protein sequence MNIPRRIHMLWLQGWQNAPDLARVCAEGWGKLNPNHDVVLHDASSVERQLARFPVPVAHLPPQAAADIFRASLLNSEGGIWADASLVPIQPLDDWFGDMNAFGFSAVGGWQEGRAMENWFLASTPGHAILSRFCAAAADYWTPERKTLIDVAWSGLDTGRVPVRQLKLSEAGVARSSSRSEQLCATTRTPSLATCLSLLLVSVSVRLSNGSRS encoded by the coding sequence ATGAACATCCCGCGTCGCATTCACATGCTCTGGTTGCAAGGTTGGCAAAATGCGCCGGACCTAGCCAGGGTCTGCGCCGAAGGATGGGGCAAGCTGAACCCGAACCACGACGTCGTGCTGCATGATGCGTCCAGCGTGGAAAGGCAGCTTGCCCGTTTTCCGGTGCCGGTCGCGCATCTTCCACCCCAGGCCGCTGCCGACATATTCCGCGCGTCACTGCTCAACAGCGAAGGCGGTATTTGGGCCGATGCGAGCCTTGTTCCCATCCAACCGCTTGATGATTGGTTCGGTGATATGAACGCCTTTGGCTTCAGCGCCGTTGGTGGCTGGCAAGAAGGGCGGGCGATGGAAAACTGGTTTCTAGCCTCCACACCGGGCCATGCGATCCTGTCCCGCTTTTGCGCCGCTGCGGCGGACTACTGGACGCCCGAGAGGAAAACGCTGATCGACGTGGCGTGGAGCGGTTTGGACACAGGCCGTGTTCCGGTCCGTCAGTTGAAACTGTCGGAGGCTGGGGTTGCTCGATCCTCCAGCCGATCCGAACAACTATGTGCGACCACACGGACCCCGTCGCTGGCGACATGTCTTTCCTTACTTCTGGTTTCAGTATCTGTTCGGCTATCTAACGGAAGCCGATCCTGA
- a CDS encoding glycosyltransferase family 8 protein has protein sequence MDPGAIETLRLQSYEALGSTAVFYVADSRYLPLSLASAASAAERLGRKVPVVLLLVDVSADVAHAANDFLRDRGLDAQTRPLDLSAGSIDLSRLATPRESISPAAYGRLAAPDLLTEFETLIYLDGDTLIHGDLAELAAIKPQTLAAVESGAGASRRVYTDNPIATPPSYFNNGVCVINADFWLREKITARIMKLLSPDGPVLSLPDQDVMNLVFGQAYHRLHPRWNFTKGTSWIYTNMQPAIAHFAGRIYPWDSRDRRCPQVYRDRYQELFAQMPAAVREQIDLLKMPPIEVKRSRDWCPLQERLGLRRRSGWNPKHATMLAKTGT, from the coding sequence ATGGATCCAGGCGCCATAGAGACTTTAAGGCTGCAGTCGTACGAAGCACTCGGATCCACGGCCGTTTTCTATGTAGCCGACTCAAGGTACCTTCCGCTGTCATTGGCCTCTGCGGCGAGTGCGGCAGAAAGGCTCGGAAGGAAAGTTCCGGTCGTGTTGTTGCTTGTGGATGTCTCGGCCGATGTCGCGCATGCGGCGAACGACTTTTTGCGGGACCGGGGACTGGATGCTCAAACGCGCCCGCTCGATCTGTCGGCCGGTTCGATAGATTTGTCTCGTCTTGCCACGCCGCGCGAAAGCATCTCCCCGGCAGCGTATGGACGTCTGGCGGCACCCGATCTGCTGACGGAATTTGAGACACTGATCTATCTGGACGGTGACACTCTGATCCACGGCGATCTTGCGGAGTTGGCCGCAATCAAACCCCAAACACTGGCGGCAGTGGAATCTGGCGCGGGTGCATCGCGCAGGGTCTATACTGACAATCCCATCGCGACGCCCCCCAGCTATTTCAACAATGGCGTTTGTGTTATCAATGCTGATTTCTGGCTACGCGAGAAAATCACGGCGCGGATAATGAAACTGCTCAGTCCCGACGGCCCTGTTCTGAGTTTGCCGGATCAGGATGTTATGAACCTTGTTTTCGGTCAGGCCTACCATCGGCTGCACCCGCGTTGGAACTTTACCAAGGGCACGAGCTGGATCTATACGAATATGCAGCCCGCCATCGCGCATTTTGCTGGTCGCATCTATCCATGGGATTCGCGTGATCGTCGTTGCCCGCAAGTCTACCGCGATCGCTATCAGGAGTTGTTCGCGCAGATGCCTGCCGCTGTACGTGAGCAGATAGACTTGTTGAAAATGCCTCCGATTGAAGTCAAACGATCGCGCGACTGGTGCCCGCTTCAGGAGAGGTTGGGCCTGCGTCGCAGGTCTGGCTGGAACCCCAAACATGCGACCATGTTGGCAAAGACGGGCACATGA
- a CDS encoding PACE efflux transporter codes for MRKTKDRIRHAISFEIIGLLIVTPMGAWIFGTPMHEIGVVAVVSATIATAWNYIYNLGFDHAMLRLRGDVRKTPAIRVGHALVFEIGLLLVLLPFIAWYLQIPLIEALLMDASFAFFYLIYAFVFNWAYDVLFPIPQAGAAN; via the coding sequence ATGCGCAAGACAAAAGACCGGATCCGTCACGCCATTTCTTTCGAGATCATCGGATTGCTGATCGTCACGCCGATGGGGGCCTGGATCTTCGGGACCCCCATGCACGAGATAGGCGTGGTCGCCGTGGTCAGCGCGACGATCGCGACGGCATGGAACTACATCTACAATCTGGGCTTCGACCACGCGATGTTGCGGCTGCGCGGAGATGTGCGCAAGACACCCGCCATCCGGGTCGGCCACGCGCTGGTCTTCGAGATCGGCCTGCTTCTGGTGCTGCTGCCCTTCATCGCCTGGTATCTGCAGATCCCGCTGATCGAAGCGCTTCTGATGGATGCGTCCTTCGCGTTCTTCTACCTGATCTACGCCTTCGTCTTTAACTGGGCCTATGACGTGCTGTTCCCGATCCCACAGGCAGGCGCGGCCAACTGA
- a CDS encoding exopolysaccharide biosynthesis protein, protein MPIIRIAADLNGTGTLTVGNLLAALGERSFGWAIVLFSLLTLLPLPPGSSLITGLPALLATIQMALGFHYVRLPGRLARIRIKHDTLRRTLLRLRPITRRLERILSPRYGRMFSARLEQPLGIMLFIISVALFLPVPLSGWFPAISLFIVGVGLIERDGLVVILGLVSGTIAVLLTLILILSFASGAEGLIR, encoded by the coding sequence ATGCCGATCATCCGTATTGCCGCGGACCTGAACGGGACCGGCACCCTGACCGTGGGCAATCTGCTTGCGGCATTGGGGGAGCGGTCCTTCGGCTGGGCGATCGTTCTGTTCTCGCTGCTGACGCTGCTGCCCCTGCCGCCCGGGTCTTCGCTGATCACCGGGCTGCCCGCGCTGCTGGCCACCATCCAGATGGCGCTGGGATTTCACTATGTGCGCCTGCCCGGCCGTTTGGCGCGGATCCGGATCAAGCATGACACCCTGCGCCGCACGCTGCTGCGCCTGCGTCCCATCACCCGCCGGCTGGAACGCATCCTGTCGCCCCGTTACGGTCGCATGTTCTCGGCCAGGCTGGAACAACCCCTCGGCATCATGCTGTTCATCATCAGCGTCGCGCTGTTCCTGCCCGTGCCGCTGAGCGGCTGGTTCCCGGCGATTTCGCTGTTCATCGTGGGCGTCGGGCTGATCGAGCGCGACGGGCTGGTCGTCATCCTCGGCCTGGTATCGGGCACCATCGCGGTGCTGCTGACGCTGATCCTGATCCTGTCTTTTGCCAGCGGTGCCGAAGGGTTGATCCGGTAG
- a CDS encoding 5'-methylthioadenosine/S-adenosylhomocysteine nucleosidase encodes MLRQLTTSAVICATALPACAEGSKVAVMSAFAPEWIALQDELANAEETVINGNHFITGTLGGKDVVLFLSGISMVNAAMTTQVALDHFDIGAIVFSGIAGGVDSSLNIGDVVVPAQWGQYLETIMARETAEGFAVPPWMTTEFPNYGMMFPQTVDVTSARGGEPEPKFWFETDPALLAAAQEVAGTLSLEDCNPDNSCLTAAPKVEVGGNGVSGASFVDNADFRNYVSDTFEAKVLDMESAAVAHVAYANEVPFIAFRSLSDLAGGGPGENEMTTFFDLAATNSASVVLAFLERMETP; translated from the coding sequence ATGCTGAGACAGCTCACAACCAGCGCAGTGATTTGCGCGACCGCCCTGCCCGCTTGCGCCGAAGGATCAAAGGTGGCCGTGATGTCCGCTTTCGCGCCTGAATGGATAGCGCTGCAGGACGAGCTTGCGAACGCCGAAGAAACGGTAATCAACGGCAACCATTTCATCACAGGCACGCTTGGTGGCAAGGACGTGGTGTTGTTCTTGTCGGGCATTTCCATGGTCAATGCTGCAATGACCACACAGGTTGCTCTAGACCACTTCGATATTGGCGCAATCGTGTTCTCCGGCATCGCCGGCGGCGTGGATTCTTCCCTGAACATCGGCGATGTGGTGGTGCCAGCGCAGTGGGGACAGTATCTGGAAACGATCATGGCGCGTGAGACGGCCGAGGGCTTTGCTGTTCCGCCATGGATGACGACGGAGTTTCCAAACTACGGCATGATGTTTCCGCAGACAGTGGACGTCACAAGTGCTCGCGGCGGAGAACCGGAGCCAAAGTTCTGGTTCGAAACCGACCCTGCCCTTCTCGCCGCCGCTCAAGAAGTCGCCGGAACCCTGTCTCTTGAGGATTGCAACCCGGATAATTCCTGTCTGACAGCAGCCCCGAAAGTCGAGGTCGGTGGCAACGGCGTGTCAGGCGCCTCCTTCGTGGACAATGCCGACTTCCGCAATTACGTCTCGGACACCTTCGAGGCCAAAGTTCTCGATATGGAAAGTGCTGCAGTTGCCCATGTCGCGTATGCCAATGAAGTACCGTTCATCGCCTTCCGATCACTTTCCGATCTCGCCGGCGGCGGGCCGGGTGAAAACGAGATGACAACGTTTTTTGATCTTGCCGCTACCAATTCGGCGTCGGTGGTTCTGGCATTTCTCGAGAGGATGGAAACGCCCTGA
- a CDS encoding DeoR/GlpR family DNA-binding transcription regulator, which produces MAPSLFNRDTLGKLGHILNKIDGNDWGRMSGDKKTVRKSLLVKHLATQQYLSLDAIARHFNVTTQTARRDVTELEKEGRIRRIHGGAMIGHSVEAEELRGRRVRNALAKDRIAACVAEQIADDSSIFLDTGTTCEAIARTITHKRGLRIVTYSIRIAAYLSEMTDFTVAVPGGFVRQVDGGVFQDKVTAFITGFKFDLAILSVSSIDEDGDLGDDDHGEVEAVRAAIGQSRQVMLAADSSKFGQSGLVRLGSLSDVDILITDAALPAPIEAVARHAGVLVRYTRA; this is translated from the coding sequence GTGGCCCCTTCACTTTTCAACCGTGACACCTTGGGCAAGTTAGGACATATCCTGAACAAGATTGACGGCAATGACTGGGGCCGGATGAGCGGCGACAAGAAAACCGTACGGAAGTCCCTGCTGGTCAAGCATCTGGCCACGCAGCAGTACCTGTCGCTGGACGCCATCGCGCGGCATTTCAACGTCACGACACAAACCGCGCGCCGGGATGTGACAGAACTGGAGAAGGAAGGCCGCATCAGGCGTATCCATGGCGGCGCGATGATCGGCCATTCGGTCGAGGCCGAAGAACTTCGCGGTCGGCGGGTTCGCAACGCTCTTGCCAAGGACCGCATCGCGGCCTGTGTCGCCGAACAGATCGCCGACGACAGTTCAATCTTTCTGGACACTGGCACCACCTGCGAAGCCATCGCCCGCACGATCACACACAAGCGCGGCCTTCGGATTGTAACCTACAGCATACGGATCGCGGCATATCTCAGCGAGATGACCGACTTCACCGTGGCCGTCCCGGGTGGTTTTGTCCGCCAGGTGGATGGTGGCGTGTTTCAGGACAAGGTCACGGCTTTCATTACAGGCTTCAAGTTCGACCTTGCGATACTGTCGGTGTCCTCCATCGATGAGGACGGAGATCTGGGTGATGACGACCATGGCGAGGTCGAAGCCGTCCGCGCTGCGATAGGCCAGTCTCGTCAAGTGATGTTGGCAGCCGACAGCAGCAAATTCGGTCAGAGCGGTCTGGTGCGTCTCGGCTCGCTTAGCGACGTCGACATCCTGATAACAGACGCGGCGCTTCCTGCACCTATCGAGGCGGTAGCGCGACATGCCGGTGTACTTGTAAGATACACGCGAGCCTAG
- the gloA gene encoding lactoylglutathione lyase, with protein MTTTPQFGLTHTMIRVKDPERSLEFYRDVIGMKLIARFDFEEAKFSLYFLDAAANEPPADVTVEEVFSRPGLLELVHNWGSENDPGFRTSSGNEEPKGYGHICLSVPDIEAACAHLDANGVTFRKRLGEGGMKDIVFFEDPDGYWIELVAPGRMRALVGAHRVV; from the coding sequence GTGACCACCACGCCTCAATTCGGCCTGACGCATACCATGATACGGGTCAAAGATCCGGAACGCTCGCTGGAATTCTATCGCGATGTGATTGGCATGAAGCTGATCGCGCGGTTTGATTTCGAGGAAGCCAAGTTTTCGTTGTATTTCCTCGATGCTGCGGCGAATGAGCCACCAGCAGATGTAACGGTCGAAGAGGTCTTTTCGCGCCCCGGCTTGTTGGAATTGGTCCATAACTGGGGCAGCGAGAATGATCCCGGCTTCAGGACCTCGAGCGGGAATGAAGAGCCCAAAGGCTACGGCCATATCTGCCTCAGCGTGCCTGACATCGAGGCCGCTTGCGCGCATCTCGACGCAAATGGCGTGACCTTCCGCAAGCGGCTGGGCGAAGGCGGGATGAAAGACATCGTGTTTTTCGAAGACCCTGACGGTTACTGGATCGAGCTTGTTGCGCCGGGGCGTATGCGGGCGCTTGTTGGTGCGCATCGGGTGGTGTGA
- a CDS encoding endonuclease/exonuclease/phosphatase family protein, with protein sequence MFSHSLTSFYRAVSARQLRRSMLFGSVAAISLLSGPVFAEDNQESLRIMTFNTWGDQFRNNLDAIAPLFVEGGYDIINFQELGSEAYLTGLQQRLRDAGLGEYTYIKQGDNGVLSRVEGTMGRTYSGDDIAYQSTTGAGGTPETIFGSLHLDYRDPSTTRLREMEGILDWSSSTNRSVILSGDYNAGDVSERGMHRASQQKLILQNYLRSNNSFYATLLDEYAVDKDAMNSFIADHRGQSLSLNDIPDSLFADEMHPVEHNTPVTMNMMKRDFIMLQTETSREKFAPHELGDGSTTWTSVEEDHTNVWPSWDRVKIDHMMASRPFGKWWQVVDAADDPYTGVLDQTDVTESGKAFSDHELVAHDLAWVGPKLEYFDDTEGNEQTRLVWGEGANTFEADGGVYHLTRNNMRTDVYLGQVSDEYGNPTLMGLTTEEKQTLLDCGSSDARFQTAINDYCIDDHSFITETLVTDGGTVIVDEDAALGGSTAKLRLSDGTLRIDGTEMDTLNREVSLEDTGGTVSVKEVDHTVTAAREISGDGALKKTGAGTLVLDADNSYRGGTEVLEGKLDLAGSVQSDVFVADSAILSGGGTVYGNLSMDTDAIFEGGLSDDPLAMFETLTVAGDLHLNDTLFETDHFADLSFEDGLFYSLINLEGDLFGQFAGLGEGDLISTISANLYFSYAGGDGNDIGFFAAAPSAVPLPAPALLLLGGLTGLGLTRRLRRRS encoded by the coding sequence ATGTTTTCTCACAGCCTCACCTCGTTCTATCGCGCTGTTTCCGCGCGGCAACTGCGTCGGTCAATGCTCTTCGGCAGCGTTGCAGCGATAAGCCTTCTGTCGGGCCCGGTCTTTGCGGAGGACAACCAGGAGTCGCTTCGCATCATGACCTTCAACACCTGGGGCGACCAGTTTCGGAACAACCTCGACGCGATCGCACCACTTTTCGTCGAAGGCGGCTACGACATCATCAACTTCCAGGAACTGGGAAGCGAAGCCTACTTGACCGGTCTGCAGCAGCGTCTGCGCGACGCAGGTTTGGGTGAATACACCTATATCAAGCAGGGCGACAACGGTGTGCTCAGCCGCGTGGAAGGTACGATGGGACGCACTTACAGCGGTGACGACATCGCGTATCAGTCCACGACAGGTGCCGGCGGTACGCCAGAGACGATCTTCGGGTCACTCCACCTCGACTACCGCGATCCGTCTACAACCCGCCTACGCGAAATGGAAGGTATCCTCGATTGGTCGTCCTCAACCAACCGTTCGGTCATCCTGTCGGGCGACTACAACGCCGGTGACGTCTCAGAACGAGGGATGCACCGCGCGAGCCAGCAAAAGCTGATCTTACAGAATTATCTTCGATCCAATAACAGCTTCTATGCCACGCTTCTGGACGAATACGCCGTCGACAAAGACGCTATGAACAGCTTCATCGCCGACCATCGCGGCCAGAGCCTGTCGCTCAATGATATCCCTGACAGCCTGTTCGCCGACGAGATGCACCCGGTCGAACACAATACGCCCGTGACGATGAACATGATGAAGCGGGACTTCATCATGCTTCAGACCGAAACCTCGCGCGAAAAGTTCGCCCCGCACGAACTGGGCGATGGCAGCACGACATGGACCTCGGTCGAAGAAGACCACACCAATGTCTGGCCAAGCTGGGATCGCGTGAAGATCGACCACATGATGGCCTCGCGCCCCTTCGGGAAATGGTGGCAGGTCGTCGATGCTGCCGATGATCCCTACACCGGAGTTCTGGATCAGACCGACGTCACCGAAAGCGGCAAAGCATTTTCGGATCACGAATTGGTCGCGCATGATCTCGCCTGGGTCGGCCCCAAGCTGGAATATTTCGACGATACGGAAGGCAATGAGCAAACCCGTCTTGTCTGGGGCGAGGGCGCGAACACGTTCGAGGCGGATGGCGGTGTCTATCACCTGACCCGCAACAACATGCGAACGGATGTCTATCTTGGTCAGGTCTCCGACGAATACGGCAACCCCACATTGATGGGGCTGACCACGGAGGAAAAGCAAACACTTCTGGATTGTGGCAGTAGTGACGCGCGCTTTCAGACCGCCATAAACGACTACTGCATCGACGATCACAGCTTCATTACAGAAACGCTGGTCACGGATGGCGGCACGGTCATTGTTGACGAGGACGCGGCCCTTGGCGGCAGCACAGCCAAGCTGCGTCTGTCGGATGGCACACTGCGCATCGATGGGACGGAAATGGACACGCTGAATCGCGAAGTGTCGCTCGAAGACACCGGCGGCACTGTCAGCGTGAAGGAAGTCGACCATACTGTAACCGCCGCCCGCGAAATTTCCGGCGACGGAGCGCTGAAAAAGACAGGTGCGGGCACGCTCGTTCTGGACGCCGACAATTCCTATCGGGGCGGCACCGAGGTGCTGGAAGGCAAGCTTGATCTTGCGGGCAGTGTGCAAAGCGACGTCTTCGTCGCGGACTCCGCCATCCTGTCAGGCGGCGGTACGGTCTATGGCAATCTGTCAATGGATACGGACGCGATCTTCGAAGGCGGTCTGAGCGACGATCCCCTTGCAATGTTCGAAACGCTCACGGTAGCTGGTGATCTGCACCTGAACGATACATTGTTCGAGACGGATCACTTCGCAGATCTGTCTTTCGAGGACGGTCTGTTCTACTCGCTGATCAATCTGGAAGGGGACCTGTTCGGGCAATTCGCGGGGCTGGGCGAAGGGGATCTGATTTCCACGATCAGCGCCAACCTGTATTTCTCCTATGCAGGCGGAGATGGTAACGACATCGGCTTTTTCGCCGCCGCGCCCTCCGCAGTGCCGCTTCCGGCGCCCGCGCTGTTGCTTCTGGGTGGTCTGACAGGTCTTGGTCTGACCCGGCGGCTGCGTCGCCGTAGCTAA